A region of Geobacillus sp. 46C-IIa DNA encodes the following proteins:
- a CDS encoding diacylglycerol kinase, with the protein MKRARVIYNPTSGRELFKRHLPDVLVRLEKAGYETSCHATEGPGDATIAARQAAEREFDLVVAAGGDGTINEVVNGIANQPYRPKLGVIPVGTTNDFARAIGVPRSIEGACEVIATGEPVAIDIGSVANEDQTRYFINIAGGGRLTELTYEVPSKLKTMLGQLAYYLKGIEMLPSIKATEAQIEYDGKLFEGEIMMFLVSLTNSVGGFEKLAPDSSLNDGLFDFIIVKKTSLAEFIRLVTLAARGEHINDPHIIYTKANRVKVRSPMQLNLDGEFGGMLPGEFVNLYRHLEVLMPKEKAEQVRTGP; encoded by the coding sequence ATGAAACGAGCTCGAGTGATCTATAATCCGACATCGGGGCGTGAGCTGTTTAAGCGCCATTTGCCCGATGTGCTCGTCCGATTAGAAAAGGCTGGATATGAAACGTCGTGCCACGCCACCGAAGGGCCAGGGGATGCGACGATAGCAGCGAGGCAAGCCGCCGAGAGGGAATTTGACCTCGTTGTGGCCGCAGGCGGTGATGGAACGATTAACGAAGTGGTCAACGGCATTGCGAATCAGCCGTACCGCCCGAAGCTCGGCGTGATCCCCGTTGGGACGACGAACGATTTTGCCCGCGCCATCGGTGTGCCGCGTTCGATTGAAGGGGCGTGCGAGGTGATCGCCACGGGTGAACCTGTCGCCATTGACATCGGCTCTGTCGCCAATGAAGACCAGACACGGTATTTCATCAACATCGCGGGCGGCGGACGCCTGACCGAGCTCACCTATGAAGTGCCCAGCAAGTTGAAAACGATGCTCGGCCAGTTGGCCTATTACTTAAAAGGAATCGAGATGCTTCCGTCCATTAAGGCAACAGAGGCGCAAATTGAGTATGACGGCAAATTATTTGAAGGCGAAATTATGATGTTTTTAGTCTCGCTGACCAACTCAGTTGGCGGCTTTGAAAAGCTGGCGCCTGATTCGTCGCTCAATGACGGTCTGTTTGATTTCATCATCGTTAAGAAAACGAGTTTGGCCGAATTCATTCGACTTGTCACGCTGGCGGCGCGCGGGGAGCATATCAATGACCCGCATATCATTTATACGAAAGCAAACCGGGTAAAAGTGCGCTCGCCGATGCAGCTGAACTTAGACGGCGAATTCGGCGGCATGCTTCCGGGCGAGTTTGTCAACTTATACCGCCATCTCGAAGTACTCATGCCAAAAGAAAAAGCAGAACAAGTGAGAACAGGGCCATAA